The Hordeum vulgare subsp. vulgare chromosome 7H, MorexV3_pseudomolecules_assembly, whole genome shotgun sequence DNA window atcctcctgtagtgtaggagagttgtgatagcccgatgccgacgttccagaagattcccctctctttccgttttcgtcgtgtgcctatttttatttgtcgcatcatcatcgcatcacgcgcatcatctgcattgcatcgacatctccgttgccgccagttttcaaaacttgcatccgttgttagttaccggttcgcgtcgttgttcgttccgagcctgaccgcactcgcacgcgcccgcggcaccgtcgaaaccctgtttttgaagtgcgtttaaaactttctctgatcaaggtgaaacttagcacgcggtcgcgattagttatagctaggccgcctgtcgaatgtcgtcgcgatcggagaccgtctggtacccgaacggtcgaccgtagcggcaccgtattcggtctaccgttggacgtttgtcggtgttttaaaattcgttgccgcgccgcccgttctccctctcatctccggtaaaccaccctacacggccgcgtacacgtacccgcgttcggaatcgtccgaatccaaccccgcggttggatccggaacgcgatcctggttaaccgagccccccccccgtttgtctatatatagaccccctcctaaatcttaggcagctaaccctaatcgcacctcgggatccgcgccgccccacctctcctctctctcccgcagcctctctccccaccagcctcgcgggcccgccaggcccagatcgggcccggccgagcccatccggccgccgccaccCGTGCCTGCAGCAGCAGCCCGAGCTgcctccagccgccgccgccggagccctCTGCGCCTCGCCCACCGGAGTTCCtcgcaccgccgccgccgggaTCTCGCTGGATCCGGCCGCCGCACCCTCGCCTGCGCCGGCCGCCGCCGTCAGCCCCTGGTCGCCGCTGCCTCCCCGCTCCTCCGTGCCTCCCGTCGCTGAGCACGAGCAGGCCAGCGCCTCCCGCGCCCCCGCGCCTTCCCCGCCGGCGCCCCACGCCTCCAGCTGCCCTGtcggcttcctcctccctccggccGTCGTCGGCGCCGCCGGTCCCTGCCCCGGGATCCCCGCCGCCCAGGTTCCCGCTCCGGAGGAGCCCGACGGGAACCGCCCCACTCCCGCAGCCGCACGTGGCTGCTcggctgggccccgagccggTCCAGCGACGCGCCTCCACTGCCCCGGCCCAGTTCCGCCCCTGGTCAGGCGGCCCACCGCCTCGCCTCTCCGGCGGCCCAGGAACCCCGTcggcccagctcctcctcccCACCAAGCCGGCCTTTCGGCCCAAGGTAAGCCCCCCGCTAAACCCAGCTCAGGCGCATGCTTGTTATCTAGCGTCCATTTGCTGTTAGGCCCATTTAGTAATTTAGGTTTTTTATTCCGTTTTAGATAATTCCAGTAAATACGTATATTAATACGcccgtatctttttatccgtaagtcgaaacgacgcgtattatatatggttttgtggtagtttcgcgcgtagaatacgtatttgaaacatgcataattgtttgacgtcgtttgtcGTGCCGGTTGCCTAGattagcgtgctgtcctaatagaatTTAGTCCGTATTTAATTtccgcgcaagtccggattgatcgaatgccatgatagaaatgcctatgttttaggggctatttttccatgtattttagagcggtcatttgtatttttgcatgtagagaattgcctctagtttatttttccgtataTAGGTTTTTTCCCGCATTTTcgggtggctttattttgtgttacaaaccccacatattttatatgtttccggggtagaaaaatcccatggatttttctgtgcaattagttttagctttcgagtaagttagttcgcgagatattttgctatgttgcccttttgattaattcgtaggatttattccgtgcctcgtttgaattagttgtcaactagggagttgatcttggatgttttgtttagcccctggtatttttagttgcaataaaaatgcatgtttaggtgtgttttgcttcctctcaagttgctagaaatagtgctgttttagaggagctgaaatatttctaagtctggaatctgttatattttgttgttgtcttgtctttctTCTATCTttggatctgtagctcttttgaggttggtccaatggagttagttgtaccccttgtgtttctctagcattctgtgaagtttcatgccatttggagtcctgtagctataggtttttctgctgtcaatattgcttcagactgaaaactgcactttcaagaggtgtaattttcaataagtctgaaatagtgtgtgagatgccatgttgtgtcttcttttcctagcgatccatgatgccatgctagttgttgttagatgttcgtagtagtgcttttttccctctttcgtgccatgccttgcttgagtttatcggagttgtgtagctcatagttgtggggcgtagaatatgctatgtggctgattttggcagattgtagtgatttcttgttttgctcgtagttttcgaaccgtagctccgttttgatcgtgtcctacatgaaacttgcttagaatctcgtgtagtttcattttatattgctggttgtttgttttgaagtgctcatagccgtcgttgcacacatattgcattcatgccatcatatcttgcggtgcttgtatcttttgaaccgtagctccgttggagatgttctttatgtgtagattgcttgccttgacgcgtagaatcacgtgaacctatttgttttgctgtttaacaactaattaaaggtgttaattcagatctggacagaattgtaaattaacatgtgaggtcgtttcggaggtgctataagtcatttccgacctcatttaaaatgcctagataggtagattgattgcgcttcacctcttgccatgtttaaccacatttaatattgccgtgtatctaatcgggagtgaactaaataattcatacgttgagtttcgtcaatatgcaactcgttgcatattgaacttcacttaatgtgtagggtttgattgcgtgaattgtcatgccgtgacctgcatgtatttagctgctcatgcatcatttgtgttgtgcatcgtgtggtgaattccgtgtgttgatgcttgtttccggtttcccccgtctcgatagagttccgcaagcgtgtcagattgtgaggacccgttcgactacgtcggttcgtctgcttcacggaggcattcttcttccaagcgagatctcaggcaagatgatcatttccccagataccattactatcattgccatgctagttttatcgcttctatcgattatgtctcgttgcctaccacatgttaaatgtcagcctctcaacaatgccatgaaaccttcaacccgtTCAACCTAGcataccactgattggctatgttaccgcttgcttaaccctgtgttagcgttgctagttggaggtgcagatgcttccatgtgaaaacatgggttccttgtcttatcaccatattaatgctatttaatttaatgcacctatatacttggtaaaaggtggaaggctaggcctttctagcctggtgttttgttccacctttccccttagtttcggctaccggtgttatgttccataattgagcgctcctaacacgatcggggttgttatggggacccccttgataattcgttttagattaaagctggtctggcaaggcccaactttggttctacatttgcccaacataataattttgataaattaaaatgcatagggagttagcgctacccgaggagtaattttacataaacaggggggccagtgctgatggtgttggtcccaaacggtctgcctgcggggccaccgcgaggaaactcgaggtttggcactcgtagctagttccatccgtcgtgtcctgagaacgagatgcgcggctcctatcgggttcgtcgacacgttgggcggccttgctggattagttttacctttgacgagatatcttgtgcatcgggattccggtgatgctttgagtaatctcagatttgaggttttccactagggaatccgacgagatcgcgagcttcgtgattgaggatttctatgcggcttgtggtaatttgtgatggactagttggagcacccctgcaaggttaaatctttcagaaagccgtgcccgcggttatgtggcaacgtggaagctttgtttaacactggttctagataacttgaagttaacttaattaaaacttgccaactgtgtgcgtaaccgtgactgtccctttcgtgagttccttctccgatcgaggacacgatggggttatgtctgacgtagataggtgttcaggatcattcatttgatcatcagtagttcacgtccgttatgcgtagctcttccccctcttatttcttgtactcgtaagttagccaccaaatatatgcttagccgctgctgcaaccccaccacttaaccatacctcacccattaggctttgctagtcttgatacctttggaaatgagattgctgagtcctctgtggctcacagattactacaacaccagttgcaggtacaggtaaaggttacctgacgcgagcgcgttgattgtacatttggagttgcctcttcttcttcttcatcgatctaggatgggttccaggccggcagcctgggatagcaaggatggacgtcgttcttcttttatcgtttgttttcgtccgtaatcggaccctgctcttactcttgatgattatgtaatgtactgatgtgactctgatgtagcttgtggcgagtgtaagccaactctgtatatatatctcctcttttcagtacatgtattgtaacgatatccattcttgcgacacgacgagatgcgcttctatccctgacgaggccttcgtgccaaattaaggacagggtcgcatcttgggtgtgacacagCACAAGTGGGTCGACAATAGTTGCACGACGATGACTTCATCAAGGTAGCAGCGCAGGACACCACCATCGCCTGCCGGTTTTCACCGGCAACCATGTCTCCCGGTCTCGCAACCGGGAGTAGATAATGGATCTCGAGATCCGACAACCCAGCCTCAGGCCGGCCACCTCCGATGAAGGAGGTGAGCACCACTGCCAGCTACACCGATCAGAAAAGATCTGACCGGAAGTGCCGTCGAGCAGTCCACCAGGACCTCCACGCCACCGCCGATCTGAAGCCAGAATGCGTGCCACCGCAGCATAGCCAGCCGTTGCACGCCGCCGCCTGGTTGCCCAATGCACCTGCAGCCGCCATCGTCTGAGGCAGGGCTGGCCACTTCTGTCGTCGCCGCCGCTCCACTAGATCGGTCGCGGTTGCATATTTTCCACCGGTGCAGAAATCGCACACGTAAAAAAACAGCCTTTGCACATGATACTTTTGTGATGGATTGTGATGGGAGGGACTCGTCACAAATGAAATAAGGAAACTATGTGTAATACTCCTTTTTTGCACATGATGTGGACAAAAAAAAATGTGCAATGCTTGCATGGAGTAACTAAACTCGGAATCACCACATATGTGACTAGGGTAATGGATTGACACCCGttatgaaaataataatgagaAACAACCATTTCTACGACAAATGAGTAACAAAACACACCGATGCAGAATTGAGCGTCGTCGGACATCAAAATTGACTGATCAAGCCCACCTGTTTGGCCACATGTCGTTTGCAAACAGGAGCAAGGAGACAAACACTAGGTGTGTTTGTTTTACGTCGACCGTCGATTTTCCTCTTTGACTCACTTCCCTCTCTCATCTCTCAGGACACAGATCAGATGACACGCACGTTTGCATGTCACCGTCTGTCTTGCGGttaaaattcaaatttaaacattgTGAAAAAATCTGGAAAAAAAACCATGCATATTCACAACACATATTAAGATAACccttaaaaaattcagatcaaaattcgaaacatacatcgagaaacaaaaaagagaaacgcAGATATGAATAGTCTATAAAGAACCATTCGCGAACTATTCATGAcagatttcttttttttttgtttctcgatGTATGTTTCGAATTTTGATCTAAATTTTTTAGGGGTTATCTTAATATGTGCTGTGAACATGcgtgatttttttgaaattttttcgcAATATTTAAATCTGAATTTAGGCCgcaagtcacacgatgacatgcaaaGGTGCATGTCACCTGATCTGTGTCCATCTCTCATGCACGAACTATGCCATGAGACAAAGGGGGGTGcttgtttccagggactttttggtgtagggactaaaaaaagtcccaaaaagtcccatgtgaaacaaacaggaggggcttttagggactaaaaggggatATTTAGGACTATTTGGAGAAGTCCCTGTGTGAGGGTCTTTTTGGTACTTTTTTGCCACTTTTTtcaacaatgcccctacttttagcatgtcatttaataactactactatATTACTAAGaataacatggtctttttacatgtcatttaatgacctctagtccctatttagtccctggaaacaaacggaTAGGTactagggacttttaagttgggactaaaaaaatcccgggacttctgaaacaaacagggccaaaGAGGAGATGGCGCTGGCGATGTGATATGTGGTTGTCACATCTATATCCAGCAGATCCCTTGGTAGGGTACCTAGCTAGGCGAATTGGAACAAGAGTAACATGGACAATGGTTTTTACCGAGGTTCATGATCAACAAAAGAGATAACATTGTACGTCTTACGTTTTGTTTATTGCATTGGGGCGTATATATACGAAGTATAAAGTACTAAGGGATTGTATCTAATGTTATCTGAGAAGTCTTCTGTTGACTAGTTGTGCCCGTTTTATATAAGATATTATGGCCGTATGCTTACAAGAGTCCCAATCGGCTACGGTCGAGGGGAGTCCTTCATAAATTCGGAGTACTTGTCTTGAACGTCAAGGCTTTCAGAGTCTTCATGTATCTCACCATGGATCCGACTTAGGGGTCCTCATCTGGCTCACCAAGCCGGAAACCGTCACGGTGAGGAGCCCCTAAATCAAACCGTCATGGTGAGGAGCCCCTAAATCGGGACACCGATAGTAACCCTTGAACTGGTCTTCAGCTTGGATGTACCTCGGACACTTCAAGCTACGCACCGTGTTCGGTCACCGAACTTAAACAGGTTCAATGAAGCATCCATCAAATAGTGTCTTCATATAGTCGACCTCCATCTGTCGAGTAACCTCTCCTCCACAAAGGACGCACATGGCGATCTGTTCGTCTCCTTTTTCTGAAATCATATTAGCAGCAACGAGACAGTCGGTGTCTAATACGATAGGTGCAGTACTCCATTCCAACGCAATACTGATCCCTTCCATGCATGATGCCAATTCAGCCTCCAGTAGTCATCATGCATGTTTATTTCCTTTTGGATTAATGTCTTTACTTTGAGATGAGCCGGCCCATCCGCACGGCAGCTCAGGGcatgttttatttttgttcttcttttttactttatttttgtAACCTTCTTTATACTATGTCGAACAAGTATCTgaaaaatgttgaataagtattAAAAATATGTTGAACAAGAATTTGATAAATGTTGAACAGATATTTCaaaatgttgaataagtattAAAAATGTAGAATATGTGCTTTTAAAATGTTAAATAATTATTTAAAATGTTGAACGAGTATACGAAAAGTGctgaacaagtatttgaaaatgtTAAATGATTATTTAAAATGTTAAaaggtatttgaaaaatgttgaaataAGTATTTTTGTTTTGAACAAAGTGATTGAAAAATGTTGAAGAAGTATTTTGAAAATGATGAATAGTTACTAAAACATATTGAACATGTACatgaaaaatgttgaacaagtatttgaaaaatgtgaAATAAGTAttgaaaaatgttgaaaaaaCGTTCGGACAATGTTGAATGTTTGTACAGAAAATGTGGATCActtattaaaaaaatgtttttaacaTATATAAAAATGTAGagtgaaaacaaaagcaaacataagaaaaaataaaaaacggAGAAGAAGAAAGCGAACTAAACAAAAAATGGAGAccaaaaaataaaacccaaaaaaatgaagaagaaaaagaagaaaccaaATAAAAACGAAGAAAATCCTAtcaaaaaacaaaaaggaaaaacaggaaaacccatgaaaaacgTTGGAAAAACCGGATTTGTTCGCCCCAAGTAGGGAAAGCACCAACAACTTATTGTGTGCAAAGACACGGTTGCAGTGGGTAGCGTCGCGAGCTCTCTGCGATGAAACCAGAGATCGATCCCCCGAAAATGGGCCGGCCAACTAGTACAACCTCCAGGGAGACGTCCCGCGGGATCGCTTAATGCgataaatagcattcacactgaaACAGCAACGTAATATAGCTAAAACAAGCGAAATTCATAAACAAGAAGAAGCTAAAACTAAGAAATAAGCTTGTTCTCAAGAAGCAGGATCGACGTTAATGAAAAAAGTAACAGCTGATTGTTGAGTGGCCTGAGAAAACGCACCTGAGAAAGTATAAGCGGCAGCTCAAGAAGTGGTTAGACCGTCCATGCTTTGGAAAACTAGACTAGTTCtttccaactacaattatttaggtacagagggagtacaaaatTAGTGCTGAGTTATTCAATAATGTACAACTGTCATACCTCCAAGAAACAGTGGTCGAAATATACTAGTCTGGATTCGATTGGTACCTTGGCTGAGACTGATGGATGAAGACAGCGAGGACTTGGAGCGCAGCATTGACCCGGCACTCCAAGTCATGAATAAGTTTGTGTCGCTTGTTGAAAATCCTGTGATAATGCCAAGTCAGGAGCGTATCATTGAATGAGGATGACTGTTTCTCCTCGACACTCACTGCAGATGGCTCCGAGTCAGCTATGTCGGCATATGGCATTCAATTCTTGGGACATATCAAACGCCTGGAATTAGAGAAAGTTTGGATGAGTAGGATTGAGCAATTGAGGGGAAGATTTAATTTTTCCCGAAgttttaaatagcgggctacGGCAAATAGTGGCGGGCCTCTAAATCCGGGCTATAGTGGCATATTTATGTACGATACCATTTAGCGGCACGGTGCTGAAAAGGCTATAGCAAGACTATAACAGGGCTATAGccggctatttaaaactatgatTTTCCGTGTTGCTTGTGCTGCAAAAAAGGCTATGGACTGCTGACCGGCTATCGGCAAGGCCGCAAGAGGATGGCCCCGCAATGATGTTTGCTTTTTGAGTAATCAGCTGCCGGAATCCATTGGACATCTGCTGCTTGGACTGTCCTTTTGCAAAGCAGGTTTGGTTCTCCTTCAGCAGCACCCATGCTCGTGCAGCCAGTGAGGCTCTGCGTAGCACCTCTATTTCCGGCTGGTGGAGGAAGACATCTAAAGGCATCACGTAGCAGATAAACAATCGGATTTTCGAGAACACAAGGGCCTCTCACGTGGAGGTGTCCAGGATGATCCTAGATGATCTTCATGTACTGAGTTTAGCACATCGCAAGTAATTTTCCTTCTCTGTAAATGGATTTCCAGTGATTGTACAGTTTCCCCCCTGCTATAATGATAAAAGCAGAGGTCCTGCTGTTTCCATCAGAAAAAATCCAGTCATAATATCGTAGATAATTCAAGACTTCAACCTCACAGCGACAGAGGTTGCCTCAACCACACATTCATTCACACCCTTCAGCCCAACCGTTGCCAAAAACCGTGCCTAGTCAGTCTTATCGATTATCTGTACTCTGCTATTTCGTTTCACACACAAGCAGACCAAGAAGAAACTATCCTAGCTGCAAATCCGATATGGCCTGCATCCCCATTTTGATTCTACTATCCTTGAGTTCATTCTGCAAATCCGATGACCAGCTCACATATGCAAAGCCACTCGCATCAGGAGAGACTCTCGTCTCCAAGGGCGGCGATTTTGCGCTTGGCTTCTTCTCCCCGACCAACTCCAACAGTAGCCTCTACCTTGGCATATGGTACCACAGCATCCCCAACCACACAGTTGTGTGGATTGCAAACCGCAACAAACCGATCACCTCCTCTGTTTCTCCAAAGCTtgccatcaccaacacttctgGCCTGATCTTGTCTGACTCCCAAGGCCAAACTGTTTGGGCAACCAACAACAAAATCACTGCTGGAGTTACCGGAGTTGCTGCAGTGATCCTCGACACGGGGAACTTGGTCCTCCGGTCATCCAACGGCACAGTCATATGGCAAAGCTTTGATCACCCAACGGACACCCTCCTTCCCGGCATGAGGTTCGTGCTAAGTTATAAAAATCGTGTGGTTGGGCGTCTTGTTGCTTGGAAGGGCCCTGACGACCCTTCCAATGGAGATTTTTCATTTGGCCTTGACCCCAGTTCAAACCTTCAGCTTGTAATTTGGCATGGAACTAAGTTGTACTACCGCACCATGGTTCGGAACAGTATAACTGTAGGTGGAGGAACCTATCGGAGCAACACCACCTCCATCTTTTACCAAACAGCCGCTGACGTTGGAGACGAGTACTGCTATGTGTATACAGTCTCCGATGGCTCACCATATGTgcgtgcgatgcttgactacactGGAAAAATGAAGACATTGAGTTGGAGTAACTCCTTGTCTTCATGGACAGTCATCGGCGAGGTCCCCACTGCCTGCGACTTCTACTCCTCGTGTGGCTCATTCAGCTATTGTGATTTCACTGCAACTGTCCACACATGCCAGTGCCTTGATGGGTACGAAATTGATGGTCTTGACTTCTCCAGAGGATGTCAGAGAATGGAACCTCTGAAATGTGGAAAGCCAAATCATTTTGTGGCTTTGCCTGTGATGAAGGTCCCGGCCAACTTCTTGCACATCAAGAACAGAAGTTTCGACCAGTGCACGGCTGAGTGCAGCAGCAATTGCTCGTGTACTGCATATGCATATGCCAACTTGAGCAGTGACGGCACCTTTGAAGACCCGTCAAGGTGCTTAGTCTGGACAGGGGAGCTTGTTGACACATGGAAGTTCAGCAACAATGGCGAGAATCTGTACCTCCGGCTTGCTGACTCTCCAGGTATTGTGATTTTTCTTCGTGCCCTTAAGGTGCTGTGTAACTGCATTTGACAGGCTTTACGTTAGTCAAGTAGCCTTCGCATCATTTAACACCAACTCCTTTGCAGGAAGTGTTAAATGTAAAATTCTTGTGAACTTAACAGCATAACAGTAACCTTGAGATTTTTGTAGAATGAGTAGCAAGTATTCGGTATGAGAGGGAGACTATTTAAAAGTCTCATGCATGTTTTTATGTTCACTCAGTTAGTAGAGATCAGTCATGGTACTATGTAGACTCGCAAGTAATTCTTGATGTCTATCCCTGAAAAAATGATGCCGTAATTTTTGCAGATCAAAAGAACAATTTGGTAAAGGTTGTACCCCCGATTATTGCAAGTCTGGCGATACTGACATGCACAGCCTTTGTAACAGTATGCATATACAGAGGTAGAACAAACATGAGCCCCTGATTACAGAATTCAACTTTGCTGTCTAAGCGTTGACAAAAAAACTTGATGTTTATTAGGCAAGTGGCGAAACAAGGAAATCGAACAGAGACAGATGTTAAGATATGTCAGCTCTTCTAATGAAATTGGAGGCGAATATGTGGGGTTTCCCTTTGTTAGCTTCCAAGACATTGCTACAGCAACAGATAATTTCTCTGACTCCAACCAAATTGGAAGGGGAGGTTTCGGCAAAGTTTACAAGGTAACATAAAGTTTTACATCCACTGCAGTAGTATGCTCATTTTAAGGATAATTATCCTAGTGAAAAACGCTCACTTTCAGCATCTTACATTTAATAATGATGCAAAAATGTAGGGGTTGCTGGAAGGTGGCAAGGAAGTTGCTGTTAAAAGGCTTAGTGAGGGTTCTAGGCAAGGTATTGCGGAGTTTAAGAATGAAATAGTTCTATTTGCTAAATTGCAGCATAAAAACTTAGTCAGACTTCTTGGCTGCTCCATTCACGGAGATGAGAGACTACTGATCTACGAATACTTGCCCAACAAAAGTTTGGATGTTTTCCTTTTTGGTATGTCCTTATTCGATTACACATCACTAAAAGTCCTTACAATGTAAAAAGGTACTTTCAAGATGACTAATGGTATACGTCATTTGATATTTTTTATTGAAAGGTGCTGCAAGACAATCTGTGCTTGATTGGCCCACACGATTTAAGATAATTAAAGGTGTAGCAAGAGGGCTTCTTTATCTCCACCAAGATTCACGATTAActatcattcatagagatctcaaagCAAGTAATGTTTTGTTGGATACAAAAATGAATGCCAAAATATCAGATTTCGGCATGGCAAGGATCTTTGGTGAAAACCAGCAGCATGCCAAGACTACGCGAGTTGTTGGTACATAGTAAGTAACCATGTGTCCCAGCCAACCCTTAACttacatttttttttcatttctgtgtACTTTTTTGCTCACTCTGTAAACAGTGGTTACATGTCACCTATAGCTTTGGTGTACTTCTCTTGGAGATTGTAAGTGGTTACATTGGTGTTGAATTTATGTCTACAGTGGTTACATGTCACCAGAATATGTGATGGGAGGTGCCTTTTCTGTAAAATCAGACACCTATAGCTTTGGTGTACTTCTCTTGGAGATTGTAAGTGGTTTCAAGATCAGCTCATCAGAACTCATGACCAACTTCTCCAACCTTATAGCTTATGTAAGTATGTTTGAAGCACAAAATTTCATTTGCCCAAGCAATATAATGATAACTTGATCATAACTTAAATTGGTTGCTGGTTCAGGCATGGAGACTATGGGAAGACGGAAAGGCCGCTGAATTGGTGGAATGTTCAGTCAGAGAGAGGTGTCCTCTAGAAGAAGCTTTACGGTGCATTCATGTAGGactcttgtgtgttcaaaactatCCTGATGATCGCCCCCTAATGTCTTCCGTTATATTTATGTTGGAGAACGGAAGTGCACTGGTTCCAGCACCAAAGAAACCCGCATATTATGCTCTAGGTAATCGAGAAGTCGCAGAAACTACAGAACAGATGGAAAATTCTGCGAACGGGATAAGCATCACAACTCTAGATGGCCGTTAAATGTTTGCCACCTTCTAGTAGAGCTAGTTGTGTACTATGATCTATTCTCTGTGGATATTTAATGTGTCGGTTTGGACATCATCGGTATTATTTTCGGTATGTCCGGGTTGCTCTTATCTTTGCTATGCAAATACGCCTGCAAGAAACTACGGCGAGAACCATCCTAACTCCCCAGTCCTAAATCCAACGTCTCTGGAGTTTGTCGTTGGATCCGTttagcagcaaatcaaacatgcgGGCTGCTTCTGGGGCAGCTTCAGTAAGCGGCatgggcgacgggaggaggccaGCTTGACAGCCTACCA harbors:
- the LOC123412433 gene encoding receptor-like serine/threonine-protein kinase SD1-8 isoform X2, which gives rise to MACIPILILLSLSSFCKSDDQLTYAKPLASGETLVSKGGDFALGFFSPTNSNSSLYLGIWYHSIPNHTVVWIANRNKPITSSVSPKLAITNTSGLILSDSQGQTVWATNNKITAGVTGVAAVILDTGNLVLRSSNGTVIWQSFDHPTDTLLPGMSITVGGGTYRSNTTSIFYQTAADVGDEYCYVYTVSDGSPYVRAMLDYTGKMKTLSWSNSLSSWTVIGEVPTACDFYSSCGSFSYCDFTATVHTCQCLDGYEIDGLDFSRGCQRMEPLKCGKPNHFVALPVMKVPANFLHIKNRSFDQCTAECSSNCSCTAYAYANLSSDGTFEDPSRCLVWTGELVDTWKFSNNGENLYLRLADSPDQKNNLVKVVPPIIASLAILTCTAFVTVCIYRGKWRNKEIEQRQMLRYVSSSNEIGGEYVGFPFVSFQDIATATDNFSDSNQIGRGGFGKVYKGLLEGGKEVAVKRLSEGSRQGIAEFKNEIVLFAKLQHKNLVRLLGCSIHGDERLLIYEYLPNKSLDVFLFGAARQSVLDWPTRFKIIKGVARGLLYLHQDSRLTIIHRDLKASNVLLDTKMNAKISDFGMARIFGENQQHAKTTRVVGTYGYMSPEYVMGGAFSVKSDTYSFGVLLLEIVSGFKISSSELMTNFSNLIAYAWRLWEDGKAAELVECSVRERCPLEEALRCIHVGLLCVQNYPDDRPLMSSVIFMLENGSALVPAPKKPAYYALGNREVAETTEQMENSANGISITTLDGR
- the LOC123412433 gene encoding G-type lectin S-receptor-like serine/threonine-protein kinase B120 isoform X1, with product MACIPILILLSLSSFCKSDDQLTYAKPLASGETLVSKGGDFALGFFSPTNSNSSLYLGIWYHSIPNHTVVWIANRNKPITSSVSPKLAITNTSGLILSDSQGQTVWATNNKITAGVTGVAAVILDTGNLVLRSSNGTVIWQSFDHPTDTLLPGMRFVLSYKNRVVGRLVAWKGPDDPSNGDFSFGLDPSSNLQLVIWHGTKLYYRTMVRNSITVGGGTYRSNTTSIFYQTAADVGDEYCYVYTVSDGSPYVRAMLDYTGKMKTLSWSNSLSSWTVIGEVPTACDFYSSCGSFSYCDFTATVHTCQCLDGYEIDGLDFSRGCQRMEPLKCGKPNHFVALPVMKVPANFLHIKNRSFDQCTAECSSNCSCTAYAYANLSSDGTFEDPSRCLVWTGELVDTWKFSNNGENLYLRLADSPDQKNNLVKVVPPIIASLAILTCTAFVTVCIYRGKWRNKEIEQRQMLRYVSSSNEIGGEYVGFPFVSFQDIATATDNFSDSNQIGRGGFGKVYKGLLEGGKEVAVKRLSEGSRQGIAEFKNEIVLFAKLQHKNLVRLLGCSIHGDERLLIYEYLPNKSLDVFLFGAARQSVLDWPTRFKIIKGVARGLLYLHQDSRLTIIHRDLKASNVLLDTKMNAKISDFGMARIFGENQQHAKTTRVVGTYGYMSPEYVMGGAFSVKSDTYSFGVLLLEIVSGFKISSSELMTNFSNLIAYAWRLWEDGKAAELVECSVRERCPLEEALRCIHVGLLCVQNYPDDRPLMSSVIFMLENGSALVPAPKKPAYYALGNREVAETTEQMENSANGISITTLDGR
- the LOC123412433 gene encoding G-type lectin S-receptor-like serine/threonine-protein kinase B120 isoform X3 produces the protein MACIPILILLSLSSFCKSDDQLTYAKPLASGETLVSKGGDFALGFFSPTNSNSSLYLGIWYHSIPNHTVVWIANRNKPITSSVSPKLAITNTSGLILSDSQGQTVWATNNKITAGVTGVAAVILDTGNLVLRSSNGTVIWQSFDHPTDTLLPGMRFVLSYKNRVVGRLVAWKGPDDPSNGDFSFGLDPSSNLQLVIWHGTKLYYRTMVRNSITVGGGTYRSNTTSIFYQTAADVGDEYCYVYTVSDGSPYVRAMLDYTGKMKTLSWSNSLSSWTVIGEVPTACDFYSSCGSFSYCDFTATVHTCQCLDGYEIDGLDFSRGCQRMEPLKCGKPNHFVALPVMKVPANFLHIKNRSFDQCTAECSSNCSCTAYAYANLSSDGTFEDPSRCLVWTGELVDTWKFSNNGENLYLRLADSPDQKNNLVKVVPPIIASLAILTCTAFVTVCIYRGKWRNKEIEQRQMLRYVSSSNEIGGEYVGFPFVSFQDIATATDNFSDSNQIGRGGFGKVYKGLLEGGKEVAVKRLSEGSRQGIAEFKNEIVLFAKLQHKNLVRLLGCSIHGDERLLIYEYLPNKSLDVFLFGAARQSVLDWPTRFKIIKGVARGLLYLHQDSRLTIIHRDLKASNVLLDTKMNAKISDFGMARIFGENQQHAKTTRVVGTYFGVLLLEIVSGYIGVEFMSTVVTCHQNM